GTATCGCTTGTACGCCGAGAACCGGCGATCGCTGCTGATCGTGCTTCAAGGTATGGACACGTCGGGCAAAGACGGCGTGATTCGGCACGTGCTCACCGGGATCGACCCGCAGAATTTTCAGATCACCAGTTTCAAGCAGCCGAGCATCGAAGAGCTGGACCACGGATTTCTGTGGCGCATCCATCACGCGGTCCCGCGCCGCGGTAACATCGGCGTCTTCAATCGCTCGCACTACGAAGACGTCGTGGTCGTGAAGGTGCTGGGGCTCATCGATCAGGACGAATGCCAACGGCGGTATAAGGCGATCAATGAATTCGAACGAATGCTGATCGAAGGGGGCACGACCGTGCTCAAGTTCTTTTTGCACATCAGCAAGGAAGAGCAACTCGAGCGACTCCGCGCGCGCTTGGACGACCCCAAGAAGCGCTGGAAATTCAGTCCCGCGGACGTCGAGATGCGAAAAACGTGGGACGCGCATCAAAAG
The DNA window shown above is from Planctomycetia bacterium and carries:
- a CDS encoding polyphosphate kinase 2 family protein, whose amino-acid sequence is MAQTLTPKPGSKFKLADFDPGYKGDADKDSAPAALLENVTKLDDLAYRLYAENRRSLLIVLQGMDTSGKDGVIRHVLTGIDPQNFQITSFKQPSIEELDHGFLWRIHHAVPRRGNIGVFNRSHYEDVVVVKVLGLIDQDECQRRYKAINEFERMLIEGGTTVLKFFLHISKEEQLERLRARLDDPKKRWKFSPADVEMRKTWDAHQKAYENALVNCNTEHAPWHIVPSDRKWRRNLVISRVLLETMEKMNPQFPKEHPDLDKIVLE